In the genome of Methanopyrus kandleri AV19, one region contains:
- the glmM gene encoding phosphoglucosamine mutase, with protein MGKYFGTSGIRGRVGEFLTPELALRAGRALGEYLGGGTVAVGRDTRVHCDALRAAVISGLTAQGCDVVDIGVVCTPTLGCYVATEGLDAGVMITASHNPPEYNGIKFWDSDGMAFSPEQEREIEQIMDGDLEYPNWDEYGEVVDDETALNVHVERILDEVSVDGDGLRIVVDCANGPSAFVTPVVLREMGCEVISLNAHPDGHFPGREPEPKPENLKDLMRTVRATDADLGIAHDGDADRVVFVTEEGKFAGYDEVLALVCRRILEEKGPGKVAVNVDASMVIDEVVREMGGEVVRTKVGDVHVAAAIREEGCVFGGEPNGTWIHPDVHMCPDGPLSAAWMVSLLIEEGRPLSELLAEIPSYPVVRETVECPDELKPEVMRLVETRLREAYDDIDTVDGVRVELDDGWVLVRPSGTEPLIRITVEAESEERARELRDEFVDIVRRCVEEVRE; from the coding sequence GTGGGTAAATACTTCGGTACGTCCGGTATCCGCGGTAGAGTAGGGGAGTTCCTAACTCCAGAGCTCGCACTTCGAGCTGGACGCGCTCTCGGCGAGTACTTGGGTGGCGGCACGGTTGCCGTAGGTCGCGACACCCGGGTACACTGCGATGCCCTTCGCGCAGCCGTGATCTCAGGACTGACCGCCCAAGGATGTGATGTTGTAGACATCGGGGTAGTGTGCACACCGACTCTGGGTTGTTACGTGGCGACTGAGGGTCTCGACGCCGGTGTAATGATCACAGCTTCCCACAATCCTCCCGAGTACAACGGGATAAAGTTCTGGGACTCTGACGGAATGGCGTTCTCGCCCGAACAAGAGCGTGAAATAGAGCAGATCATGGACGGCGATCTGGAGTACCCGAATTGGGACGAGTACGGTGAGGTGGTCGACGACGAGACGGCGTTGAACGTACACGTGGAGAGGATACTGGACGAGGTCTCCGTCGACGGGGACGGGCTACGCATCGTGGTGGACTGTGCCAACGGCCCCTCCGCGTTCGTCACTCCGGTAGTACTCCGCGAGATGGGGTGCGAGGTAATCTCTCTAAACGCGCATCCTGATGGACACTTCCCGGGCCGGGAACCGGAGCCGAAGCCCGAGAACCTGAAGGACCTCATGCGAACCGTGCGGGCGACGGATGCTGATCTGGGGATCGCCCACGACGGGGACGCTGATCGTGTAGTTTTCGTCACCGAGGAAGGTAAGTTCGCCGGGTACGACGAAGTGCTGGCGTTGGTGTGCCGGCGAATCCTCGAGGAGAAGGGTCCAGGGAAGGTCGCCGTGAACGTCGATGCTTCGATGGTTATCGACGAGGTAGTCCGCGAGATGGGCGGCGAGGTGGTGAGGACCAAAGTGGGAGACGTCCACGTAGCCGCCGCGATACGGGAGGAAGGATGCGTCTTCGGAGGGGAACCGAACGGAACCTGGATACACCCGGACGTACACATGTGCCCCGACGGTCCGCTCTCCGCGGCGTGGATGGTGAGCTTGCTGATCGAGGAAGGGCGACCGCTCTCGGAACTGTTAGCCGAGATCCCGAGCTACCCGGTCGTGCGCGAAACCGTCGAGTGTCCCGACGAGCTCAAGCCCGAAGTGATGAGGCTGGTGGAGACGCGCCTCCGGGAGGCTTACGACGACATCGATACCGTAGACGGCGTTCGTGTCGAACTGGACGATGGCTGGGTGCTCGTCAGGCCCTCCGGCACCGAACCGCTCATACGGATAACGGTGGAGGCGGAGTCCGAGGAACGCGCCCGAGAGCTCAGGGATGAGTTCGTCGATATCGTCCGCAGGTGTGTCGAGGAGGTGAGGGAATGA
- the glmU gene encoding bifunctional sugar-1-phosphate nucleotidylyltransferase/acetyltransferase, protein MIGIVLAAGEGTRMRPLTKTRPKVLLPVADRRLIDFSIEAMKRIGVEHLVVVVEYLAEKVERYVKDRWGDSFELEFVRQGKPLGTAHAVYVAWREIEPDETVVITNGDLVFDSELLERAVREHEGVASMVLVEVEDPSEFGVARLQDGYVVELVEKPKPEEAPSNLANAGVYVAEPEFERFLERVKPSPRGEFEITDALLDAAIDEGVLGISYDGFWSDVGRPWDLLDANAWALRNAMSRPEVEGVIEENVELRGPVWVAEDAILRSGAVVEGPAYIGPGCEIGPNCYIRPATTLVRDVRIGQAVEIKNSIIMEGTNVSHLSYVGDSVIGAKCNLGAGTIIANLRHDERNVKVVVKGELEDTGRRKFGAVLGDGVKTGINTSILPGRKLGPYSATAPSTVVRKNVPEGKMLVQGDQILVDWEGRG, encoded by the coding sequence ATGATCGGTATCGTGCTCGCGGCGGGCGAAGGTACCCGGATGCGACCGCTGACGAAGACACGGCCGAAGGTCCTCCTGCCGGTGGCCGATCGCCGTCTTATCGACTTCTCCATCGAGGCCATGAAGCGCATCGGAGTGGAACACCTCGTGGTGGTCGTGGAATACCTGGCCGAGAAGGTGGAACGGTACGTCAAGGATCGCTGGGGCGATTCCTTCGAGCTGGAGTTCGTCCGTCAGGGTAAGCCCCTGGGAACAGCCCACGCTGTGTACGTCGCGTGGCGGGAGATCGAACCCGACGAGACCGTGGTCATCACAAACGGGGACTTGGTGTTCGATTCGGAGTTGCTCGAGCGCGCGGTACGTGAGCACGAAGGCGTCGCCTCAATGGTGCTAGTGGAGGTCGAGGATCCGTCGGAATTCGGGGTCGCGAGACTACAAGACGGGTACGTGGTGGAGCTCGTGGAGAAACCCAAGCCCGAGGAGGCTCCCTCCAACCTGGCGAACGCGGGAGTGTACGTGGCGGAACCGGAGTTCGAGAGGTTTTTGGAACGAGTCAAACCCTCTCCGCGGGGCGAGTTCGAGATCACCGATGCGCTGCTCGACGCCGCCATCGATGAAGGTGTTCTAGGGATTTCGTACGACGGGTTCTGGTCCGACGTAGGTCGCCCGTGGGACCTACTCGACGCCAACGCTTGGGCACTTCGGAACGCGATGTCGCGTCCCGAGGTTGAAGGAGTCATCGAGGAGAACGTGGAGCTGAGAGGACCGGTGTGGGTAGCCGAGGATGCGATCCTCAGGTCGGGAGCCGTAGTCGAAGGGCCCGCCTATATAGGCCCGGGGTGCGAAATCGGACCCAACTGCTACATCCGACCGGCGACGACGCTGGTCCGGGACGTCCGCATCGGCCAAGCCGTCGAAATCAAGAACTCAATAATCATGGAGGGGACGAACGTCAGCCACCTCTCCTACGTGGGAGACAGCGTTATCGGGGCCAAGTGCAACCTGGGAGCCGGTACCATCATCGCCAACCTCAGACACGATGAACGCAACGTGAAAGTAGTAGTCAAGGGCGAGCTCGAGGATACCGGTAGGAGGAAGTTCGGAGCCGTACTGGGTGATGGGGTTAAAACAGGGATCAACACCTCTATACTGCCGGGACGGAAACTGGGCCCGTACTCGGCCACCGCACCTTCCACCGTCGTCCGTAAGAACGTCCCGGAGGGCAAGATGCTAGTTCAAGGTGACCAGATCCTAGTCGATTGGGAGGGACGCGGATGA
- the cofH gene encoding 5-amino-6-(D-ribitylamino)uracil--L-tyrosine 4-hydroxyphenyl transferase CofH: MRDSPDEVSVDELVNMAVAGGIDEGTALDALQGKLDPYKVMRAAHEARLKIVGEHVTFVVNRNINFTNVCINRCRFCAFRRDPDDPDAYRMTPEEVGERAAEARDAGATEVCLQGGLHPEATFEYYLEMLDEIKSQAPDIHVHGYSPMEVKYCAKLAGEDIEDVLRELKRAGLDSMPGTAAEIFSPEVRKRLCPDKLEADEWEHIIRIAHELGIPTTCTMMYGHIDSPRDWIDHMKRLRGIQEDTGGFTEFVPLSFVHSNAPIYRRGGARPGVSGMTDVLVHAVARLYFGPLIPNIQASWVKLGVKLAQMTLHAGANDLGGTLMEENISREAGATEGEQLEPEEIVEIIREAGFTPVQRTTLYEPVKVY; the protein is encoded by the coding sequence ATGAGGGATTCGCCCGATGAAGTCAGCGTCGACGAGCTGGTGAACATGGCCGTGGCCGGTGGCATCGACGAAGGAACGGCGTTGGACGCCTTACAGGGTAAGCTGGACCCGTACAAGGTAATGCGGGCTGCACACGAGGCCCGACTTAAGATCGTCGGTGAACACGTCACGTTCGTGGTGAACAGGAACATCAACTTCACCAACGTGTGCATTAACAGATGTCGATTCTGTGCGTTCCGGAGGGATCCGGACGACCCGGATGCTTACCGTATGACGCCGGAGGAGGTGGGCGAGCGGGCAGCGGAAGCCCGTGACGCTGGAGCTACGGAAGTATGTCTTCAGGGCGGACTGCATCCCGAGGCGACGTTTGAGTACTACCTGGAAATGTTGGACGAGATCAAGTCCCAAGCCCCGGACATCCACGTGCACGGGTACTCACCGATGGAGGTGAAGTACTGCGCCAAGCTGGCGGGAGAGGACATCGAAGACGTACTACGAGAGCTGAAGCGAGCCGGTCTCGATTCGATGCCCGGAACGGCCGCGGAGATATTCTCCCCTGAGGTGAGGAAGCGGCTATGTCCTGATAAGTTGGAAGCCGATGAGTGGGAACATATCATCAGGATCGCGCACGAGTTGGGAATTCCCACCACTTGTACTATGATGTACGGTCACATCGACTCACCGAGGGACTGGATCGACCACATGAAGCGGCTTCGAGGGATCCAAGAGGACACGGGAGGCTTCACGGAGTTCGTGCCGCTCTCCTTCGTACATTCGAACGCACCGATTTACCGACGAGGAGGGGCGCGACCCGGAGTATCGGGTATGACGGACGTACTCGTGCACGCTGTGGCCCGATTGTACTTCGGACCGTTGATTCCGAACATACAGGCTTCCTGGGTGAAGCTCGGAGTGAAGCTGGCTCAGATGACGCTGCACGCCGGGGCGAACGATCTAGGTGGCACCCTCATGGAAGAGAACATCTCCCGGGAGGCCGGAGCGACCGAGGGCGAGCAGCTCGAGCCCGAGGAGATAGTGGAGATCATTCGGGAGGCGGGCTTCACCCCCGTGCAGCGCACCACGCTCTACGAGCCGGTGAAGGTGTACTAA
- a CDS encoding TRM11 family SAM-dependent methyltransferase, which translates to MFAFLLAGDNVELALMELKGALRAEVGEIEVEVHDRVAVVEGLTDEEAERVVRRLARTHAVYRVGEGRVRVEIGGERRPVRLLAEREKLSDRKPHKRPEFMPDSTEPFLARVLVNLAEARRGERLLDPMCNVGGILIEAGLIGCVPVGVEVREELVERTERNLRHYRIEEYELHTGRAEEVDEILDEPVQAAAVDPPYGRSSYIEGGPVERLLLNTLDALSEVVEGKVSLTAPVDAWEEVKESVKRVEGEVRDRVHGSLTRVIAVVVP; encoded by the coding sequence TTGTTCGCGTTCCTACTCGCCGGGGATAACGTTGAGTTGGCGCTAATGGAATTAAAGGGCGCGCTCCGGGCGGAGGTCGGCGAGATCGAAGTCGAGGTCCACGATCGGGTCGCGGTGGTCGAAGGACTCACTGACGAGGAGGCGGAGCGGGTCGTCCGGCGGCTCGCCCGGACGCATGCGGTCTACCGGGTCGGCGAGGGGAGGGTCAGGGTCGAGATTGGGGGTGAGCGTAGACCAGTCCGGCTCCTCGCGGAGCGTGAGAAGCTGTCCGATCGTAAGCCGCACAAGCGCCCCGAGTTCATGCCCGACTCCACGGAGCCTTTCCTGGCCCGGGTCCTGGTCAACCTGGCCGAGGCGCGGCGCGGGGAGCGCTTACTGGACCCGATGTGCAACGTGGGCGGTATCCTCATCGAGGCGGGACTGATCGGCTGCGTGCCCGTCGGGGTGGAGGTCCGGGAGGAACTCGTGGAGCGGACCGAGCGTAACCTGCGGCACTACAGGATCGAGGAGTACGAGCTACACACGGGTCGGGCGGAGGAGGTAGACGAGATCCTAGACGAGCCCGTCCAGGCCGCCGCCGTGGACCCGCCATACGGCCGCTCTTCGTACATCGAGGGCGGGCCGGTGGAGCGGCTGCTACTCAACACGTTGGACGCGTTGTCTGAGGTGGTCGAGGGCAAGGTCTCCCTGACCGCGCCCGTGGACGCCTGGGAAGAAGTTAAAGAGAGTGTGAAGAGGGTAGAGGGCGAGGTTCGGGACCGGGTCCACGGCAGCCTTACCCGGGTCATCGCCGTCGTCGTGCCTTAG
- a CDS encoding tRNA pseudouridine(38-40) synthase TruA, translated as MRVALRVAYDGSRYHGFQYQPDVPTIEGALRKALSELGLELVGYASRTDAGAHARYQVVVVEGDPELAQPDPINARLPKDIRVIAKTEVHEEFDPRRDALRKEYRYFLGPLNRPEAAARAARKLEGKHDFSAFRREDGRNPIITVERCELVEITPNAYVLRVVAPRFLWEMVRRIAGFVWEVGHGLREEGDAEALLSGKFEPSKKPRCLPAEGLILWHIEYDEVRFERTKAWFEDHKVIQLGGRLLLRLPEGAESC; from the coding sequence ATGAGAGTAGCCCTCCGGGTCGCCTACGACGGTTCGCGATATCACGGTTTCCAGTACCAACCCGACGTCCCAACGATCGAAGGAGCGCTACGAAAAGCGCTCTCGGAGCTGGGATTGGAACTGGTAGGGTACGCATCCAGGACCGACGCGGGGGCCCATGCACGCTACCAGGTAGTCGTGGTAGAAGGCGACCCGGAGCTAGCCCAACCGGACCCCATCAACGCGAGATTACCCAAGGACATCCGGGTTATAGCCAAAACGGAAGTCCATGAAGAGTTCGATCCGCGGCGCGACGCGCTACGAAAGGAGTATCGGTACTTCTTGGGACCACTAAACCGTCCCGAAGCCGCGGCACGGGCTGCCCGCAAGCTCGAAGGAAAACACGATTTTTCGGCATTCCGAAGGGAGGATGGCCGGAATCCGATAATAACCGTCGAGCGGTGTGAACTCGTAGAAATAACCCCTAACGCGTACGTGTTGCGGGTCGTGGCACCGCGATTCCTGTGGGAGATGGTCCGCAGGATAGCGGGGTTCGTGTGGGAGGTAGGCCACGGGCTCAGGGAGGAAGGGGACGCCGAAGCGCTACTTTCTGGGAAGTTCGAGCCGTCGAAGAAACCCAGATGCCTTCCGGCGGAGGGATTGATCTTGTGGCACATCGAGTACGATGAGGTACGTTTTGAGCGTACCAAAGCTTGGTTTGAAGATCATAAAGTAATACAATTAGGGGGGAGATTACTACTACGCCTGCCCGAGGGGGCAGAAAGTTGCTGA
- a CDS encoding AIR synthase related protein, translated as MEKVDLERLLEHIEETNFCRRLFREVSEEWKTIIGPLQGDDATVIEVNGERLVINMEGPYPAKIGRKTAIIHSAADVVVTGGEPIVAFDAVQAESEEQAEEILEDLRKQAEGLGIKILGGNTQSHPDLVPCVSVVVIGRLIADEPIPDGTAREGDALVFLGEPVRGDVGDRVYKAKVKFNAFLRFLREGIDVSAAKDASRGGVLGNLLEMMGKAKKGVELRSMPYPTWTGYLGIFMVCMDPNDVERAAEIAFEEGCPFTVAGEVVDEPVIRFGNRELVSEEEMIEVYRRLPYKPPGAGR; from the coding sequence TTGGAAAAAGTCGACCTGGAGCGCCTCCTCGAGCACATAGAAGAGACTAACTTCTGCCGCAGGTTATTCAGGGAAGTCTCGGAGGAGTGGAAGACGATCATAGGCCCACTACAGGGCGATGACGCCACGGTGATCGAAGTAAACGGTGAGCGATTAGTTATCAACATGGAAGGCCCCTACCCGGCCAAGATCGGTAGAAAGACCGCGATCATACACTCGGCGGCCGACGTCGTGGTCACCGGCGGTGAACCGATAGTGGCGTTCGACGCCGTACAGGCCGAAAGCGAGGAGCAGGCGGAGGAAATCCTTGAAGATTTAAGGAAACAGGCGGAAGGGTTAGGAATCAAGATCCTCGGCGGTAACACACAATCCCATCCCGACCTAGTGCCCTGCGTCTCCGTGGTCGTGATCGGTCGATTGATAGCCGACGAGCCGATCCCGGACGGTACGGCCAGGGAAGGCGATGCGCTGGTATTTTTGGGCGAGCCTGTGCGTGGGGACGTTGGGGATCGCGTTTACAAGGCTAAGGTGAAATTCAACGCGTTTCTCAGGTTCCTACGGGAAGGTATCGACGTGAGCGCCGCCAAGGACGCCAGTCGCGGTGGGGTACTCGGGAACCTACTGGAGATGATGGGCAAAGCCAAGAAGGGTGTCGAGCTCCGGTCGATGCCGTACCCCACGTGGACGGGGTATTTAGGGATCTTCATGGTATGTATGGATCCAAACGACGTCGAACGTGCTGCCGAGATAGCGTTCGAAGAGGGATGCCCGTTCACGGTCGCAGGAGAGGTTGTGGACGAACCCGTGATCCGTTTCGGAAACCGGGAACTAGTTTCCGAGGAGGAAATGATAGAGGTCTACCGGAGGCTCCCTTACAAGCCCCCTGGGGCCGGGCGATGA
- a CDS encoding tripartite tricarboxylate transporter permease, which yields MGRTCSGGAFLGIFSGMLSGYIPGLHPNTFFSEFDPTYLDREDVLTFASACSAVNVPLSKVESMFLGVPDDQASVAVLIPLQRYTIEGRAEEAARLVALGTLSTGFFAAVALPYIVKIVGPMYVASKPIIPWLVLTILALQTYDNGLRGLAVFSASSAVGYVVLSGPLDVASPLEAMLSGFYAIGPGLSCLMNRTSIPKQRPGKPAISGKELPKCGILAALAGCALGFLPGLGPANVVSVLTRLGVDTTERYLLVTSGIDAADAVSSIVALHALGNPRSGASVFIQRSVGDITYPEVLASVGVYLLVSVLGAWLLIFSTRVLGGVLSGARARVLTGTVVLGLLALMTFHGLGSLGTAIACAGIGIYALRSGVDPSLCTSALALPTALKLLGVG from the coding sequence GTGGGTCGGACTTGCTCCGGTGGAGCGTTTCTCGGAATCTTTTCCGGGATGCTATCGGGGTACATCCCCGGTCTCCATCCGAATACGTTTTTTTCGGAGTTCGATCCCACGTACCTCGACCGTGAAGACGTGTTGACATTCGCTTCAGCGTGCTCAGCCGTCAACGTCCCGTTGTCTAAGGTTGAAAGCATGTTCTTGGGAGTACCTGACGATCAGGCGTCGGTTGCCGTGTTGATTCCGTTGCAGCGCTATACGATCGAGGGAAGGGCGGAAGAAGCCGCTCGCCTCGTCGCCCTAGGGACGTTATCCACGGGCTTTTTCGCGGCGGTCGCGCTCCCATACATCGTGAAAATCGTAGGACCCATGTACGTCGCCTCCAAGCCGATAATACCGTGGCTGGTACTGACGATCCTGGCCTTACAAACGTACGATAATGGACTCCGCGGGTTGGCGGTCTTCTCGGCGAGTTCCGCGGTAGGCTACGTAGTTCTTTCGGGACCGCTCGACGTAGCCTCCCCACTGGAAGCCATGCTCTCCGGATTCTACGCGATCGGGCCAGGGCTTTCCTGTCTGATGAACCGCACTTCGATCCCGAAGCAGCGGCCTGGAAAGCCCGCAATATCTGGAAAGGAGCTCCCGAAATGCGGAATCCTGGCCGCACTCGCGGGTTGTGCTCTCGGTTTCCTGCCGGGATTGGGACCCGCCAACGTGGTTTCCGTCCTGACGCGGTTGGGCGTCGACACGACCGAGCGGTACCTGCTGGTCACCTCCGGTATCGACGCCGCCGACGCGGTGTCCTCGATCGTGGCGCTACACGCGCTTGGGAACCCTAGGAGTGGAGCTTCGGTGTTCATCCAACGATCCGTTGGAGATATCACGTACCCCGAAGTGTTGGCGTCGGTGGGAGTGTACCTACTCGTGTCGGTGTTGGGAGCGTGGCTGCTCATCTTTTCGACCAGGGTGTTGGGAGGGGTGCTCTCCGGAGCACGGGCGCGAGTACTGACCGGTACCGTAGTACTCGGACTGCTCGCGTTGATGACATTTCATGGGTTAGGTTCGCTCGGTACGGCGATCGCGTGTGCGGGAATAGGGATTTACGCGCTCCGCTCCGGCGTCGATCCGTCGCTCTGCACGTCAGCGCTGGCCTTGCCGACGGCTCTGAAGCTGCTGGGGGTCGGGTGA
- a CDS encoding radical SAM/SPASM domain-containing protein, with protein MTRVGEFIRVLNRVLDSELARRLMKLGAKRCESCGDVRVKVALDVAYGGREDACWKCKATARLVKKLVEKTARAAGVDEETVREALSLDSYRRGIAVTLLGIYRYGVRKPFVPAAPYLVVWDVTGLCNLRCEHCYSEAGKPAPGELDTERALEVIERFSEWNVPGLAFSGGEPLMRDDFFELAEASANEGMFTALATNGTLIDRDTAERLEAAGVEYVEISLDGARPETHDKFRGVKGAWERTVEGVRHCAETDMITVIAFTVHRNNVDELPQMLDLAEELGADGIAVFNFIPTGQGRFCPELDPPPEVREEVLKMLVREALDRDLMIYSTAPQMSRVSLQMTESGEGGVLYGTHFAYAGEGRWIEPLVEFIGGCGAGRCLLAIRPNGDVQPCVFLPVKIGNILEDDPEELWEHEVLWACRNRDELEKPCGECKYRYVCGGCRARAYAITGKVEGPDPGCVLVGDANK; from the coding sequence ATGACCAGGGTCGGTGAGTTCATCCGTGTGCTGAACCGGGTGCTGGACTCGGAGCTGGCACGGCGGCTGATGAAGCTGGGGGCCAAGCGGTGCGAGTCGTGCGGAGACGTGCGCGTGAAGGTCGCGCTGGACGTGGCTTATGGCGGTCGGGAGGACGCGTGCTGGAAGTGCAAGGCGACGGCTCGATTGGTGAAGAAGCTCGTTGAGAAGACGGCCCGGGCGGCCGGCGTAGACGAGGAGACAGTCCGGGAGGCCCTCTCGCTGGACTCCTACCGGCGAGGCATCGCCGTGACGCTGCTAGGGATCTACCGGTACGGGGTCCGGAAACCGTTCGTCCCGGCCGCTCCGTATCTCGTGGTCTGGGACGTGACCGGGCTGTGTAACCTGCGCTGCGAGCACTGCTACTCGGAGGCGGGCAAGCCCGCGCCCGGCGAGCTGGACACCGAGAGGGCGCTGGAAGTCATCGAGCGGTTCTCAGAGTGGAACGTTCCGGGGCTGGCGTTCTCCGGCGGCGAGCCGCTGATGCGGGACGACTTCTTCGAGCTGGCGGAGGCCTCCGCCAACGAGGGGATGTTCACCGCGCTCGCCACGAACGGGACCCTGATCGACCGGGACACGGCGGAGCGGCTGGAGGCCGCGGGCGTCGAGTACGTCGAGATCAGCCTGGACGGGGCTCGGCCCGAGACGCACGATAAGTTCCGAGGCGTCAAGGGTGCCTGGGAACGAACGGTTGAGGGCGTTCGTCACTGCGCCGAGACGGACATGATCACCGTGATCGCCTTCACCGTGCACCGGAACAACGTGGACGAGCTCCCGCAGATGCTGGATCTCGCGGAGGAGCTCGGAGCCGACGGGATCGCAGTGTTCAACTTCATCCCCACGGGCCAGGGTCGGTTCTGCCCGGAGCTGGACCCGCCGCCTGAGGTCCGGGAGGAGGTGCTCAAGATGCTCGTTCGGGAGGCCCTGGACCGGGACCTGATGATCTACTCCACCGCGCCGCAGATGTCCCGAGTGAGCCTGCAGATGACCGAGTCGGGGGAGGGAGGCGTACTCTACGGAACCCACTTCGCGTACGCGGGCGAGGGCCGCTGGATCGAGCCCCTCGTCGAGTTTATCGGGGGGTGCGGCGCCGGCCGATGCCTGCTGGCCATCCGGCCGAACGGTGACGTCCAGCCGTGCGTGTTCTTGCCAGTTAAGATCGGGAACATACTGGAGGACGATCCGGAGGAGTTGTGGGAACACGAGGTGCTCTGGGCGTGCCGAAACCGTGACGAGCTGGAGAAGCCCTGCGGCGAGTGCAAGTACCGGTACGTGTGCGGCGGATGCCGGGCCCGTGCGTACGCGATCACGGGCAAGGTGGAGGGGCCCGACCCGGGCTGTGTCCTAGTGGGGGATGCTAACAAGTGA
- a CDS encoding B12-binding domain-containing radical SAM protein: MKVLLVQPPFEDDIARVLGVRGFPIGLVYLAAKLEKEGFSVDILDCPAEGVEMEDLRGRIRGYDAVGITATTPVAPSAYKVAKLAKDEGAFVFLGGPHPTFMDREALRESPADVVIRGEGESTTVEVLEAVDRWEESDLSNIPGITYREGSKIVRNPDRQEPEDLDSLPLPAYDKVDLDQYSADSVRFVPVITSRGCPFRCLFCASSRIFGPKWRGKSPDRVVEEISYLVEELGVERLEFVDDVFTAHKRRVREICEKMREEGIDVPWDCGARADTLTPELARTIREHGCRTVYVGAESASNETLKRINKGITVQDVIACRKVAKRHGLRILLSFILGFPWEDREDVFRTIKFARRLEPDYVQFTVCTPYPGTPLYDLAKERGLIEVHDWSKYTTVDPVMRTEHLSTRELGRLLQRAYLSFYLNPRYLLNALREGKLFLFKRIVKSGIRAVLSYLSR; the protein is encoded by the coding sequence GTGAAAGTCTTGTTGGTTCAACCTCCGTTCGAGGACGACATCGCCCGCGTGCTGGGAGTACGGGGATTCCCGATCGGACTAGTCTACCTGGCCGCCAAGCTCGAGAAGGAAGGGTTCTCCGTCGACATCCTGGACTGTCCCGCCGAAGGTGTTGAGATGGAGGACCTACGGGGAAGGATCAGAGGCTACGACGCGGTAGGGATAACGGCCACGACCCCGGTGGCGCCGTCGGCGTACAAGGTCGCGAAGCTGGCAAAGGATGAGGGGGCATTCGTGTTTCTGGGCGGCCCGCACCCCACCTTCATGGACCGAGAGGCCCTCAGGGAAAGCCCTGCCGACGTGGTAATCCGGGGCGAGGGAGAATCGACGACTGTCGAGGTACTGGAGGCCGTAGATCGGTGGGAGGAGTCAGACCTTTCGAATATTCCCGGAATCACCTACAGGGAGGGCTCTAAAATTGTTCGAAATCCCGACCGACAGGAGCCGGAAGACCTAGATTCGCTACCGCTCCCGGCGTACGACAAGGTAGACCTGGACCAGTACTCCGCGGACAGCGTCCGGTTCGTCCCCGTCATCACGAGCCGCGGCTGCCCGTTCCGGTGCCTCTTCTGCGCCTCCTCCAGGATCTTCGGACCCAAGTGGCGAGGGAAGAGCCCGGATCGGGTGGTCGAGGAGATCTCTTACTTGGTGGAAGAGCTGGGAGTGGAGCGACTCGAGTTCGTCGACGACGTGTTTACTGCCCATAAGCGAAGGGTGCGGGAGATATGTGAGAAAATGAGGGAGGAAGGTATCGACGTCCCGTGGGACTGCGGCGCCCGCGCGGACACGCTCACGCCGGAGCTCGCCCGCACGATACGCGAGCACGGGTGCCGCACGGTATACGTCGGGGCCGAATCGGCCAGCAACGAAACCCTGAAACGCATCAACAAGGGGATCACCGTCCAGGACGTCATCGCGTGCCGTAAGGTGGCGAAAAGGCACGGACTCAGGATCTTATTATCATTCATCCTGGGGTTCCCATGGGAGGATCGCGAGGACGTCTTCAGGACGATCAAGTTCGCGCGCCGCCTCGAGCCGGACTACGTGCAGTTCACGGTGTGCACGCCCTACCCGGGAACGCCGCTGTACGACCTCGCCAAGGAGAGGGGACTGATCGAGGTTCACGACTGGTCGAAGTATACCACGGTAGATCCGGTGATGAGGACTGAGCACCTGAGCACCAGGGAGCTGGGGCGCCTGCTGCAGCGCGCGTACCTGTCGTTCTACCTGAACCCCCGGTACCTGCTGAACGCGCTGCGAGAGGGCAAGCTGTTCCTGTTCAAGCGGATCGTTAAGTCCGGGATCCGCGCGGTGCTGTCGTACCTGAGCCGGTGA